A stretch of Gossypium hirsutum isolate 1008001.06 chromosome A06, Gossypium_hirsutum_v2.1, whole genome shotgun sequence DNA encodes these proteins:
- the LOC107944281 gene encoding pentatricopeptide repeat-containing protein At4g21190 isoform X2, which yields MEKTDGIGKENGSTEEKQSFKDGSICGYNSLHHLLSANLKPQLYQVCAAKGPRPRYPREWKSRNRIGTVSKSAKLVTCVKQLSNVKEEVYGALDSFIAWELEFPLITVKKALKILQNEQEWKRIIQVIKWMLSKGQGRTMGTYFTLLNALAEDGRLEEAEELWVKLFSDNLESTPRIFFDKMISIYYHKDMHEKMFELCFFLPSYSRLLCSTII from the exons ATGGAGAAAACTGATGGAATTGGGAAAGAAAATGGAAGCACAGAAGAAAAGCAAAGTTTCAAAGATGGATCAATTTGTGGGTATAATTCGCTTCACCACCTCTTGAGCGCAAATCTCAAGCCTCAACTCTACCag GTATGCGCTGCTAAAGGTCCAAGACCTCGGTATCCTCGGGAATGGAAATCAAGGAATAGAATTGGGACTGTCTCAAAATCAGCAAAGCTTGTTACTTGT GTTAAGCAACTGTCAAATGTCAAGGAGGAAGTTTACGGGGCTCTCGACTCATTTATTGCATGGGAACTAGAGTTCCCTCTAATTACAGTTAAGAAAGCATTGAAGATCCTACAGAACGAACAAGAATGGAAGAGAATAATTCAG GTGATAAAGTGGATGTTAAGCAAAGGTCAAGGAAGAACAATGGGAACGTATTTCACCTTACTGAATGCCTTAGCGGAGGATGGGAGACTTGAAGAGGCTGAAGAGCTGTGGGTCAAACTATTTTCTGATAATTTAGAAAGCACCCCACGTATTTTCTTTGATAAAATGATTTCTATTTATTACCACAAGGACATGCATGAGAAGATGTTTgagttatgtttttttttgccATCTTATTCAAGACTCTTATGCAGTACCATAATTTGA
- the LOC107944281 gene encoding pentatricopeptide repeat-containing protein At4g21190 isoform X3: MLCCRYALPLVTKRLGSVKINQRPRNTVVCAAKGPRPRYPREWKSRNRIGTVSKSAKLVTCVKQLSNVKEEVYGALDSFIAWELEFPLITVKKALKILQNEQEWKRIIQVIKWMLSKGQGRTMGTYFTLLNALAEDGRLEEAEELWVKLFSDNLESTPRIFFDKMISIYYHKDMHEKMFELCFFLPSYSRLLCSTII, from the exons ATGCTTTGTTGTAGATATGCTCTGCCACTCGTTACTAAAAGATTGGGATCAGTTAAAATTAATCAGAGACCTAGGAATACCGTG GTATGCGCTGCTAAAGGTCCAAGACCTCGGTATCCTCGGGAATGGAAATCAAGGAATAGAATTGGGACTGTCTCAAAATCAGCAAAGCTTGTTACTTGT GTTAAGCAACTGTCAAATGTCAAGGAGGAAGTTTACGGGGCTCTCGACTCATTTATTGCATGGGAACTAGAGTTCCCTCTAATTACAGTTAAGAAAGCATTGAAGATCCTACAGAACGAACAAGAATGGAAGAGAATAATTCAG GTGATAAAGTGGATGTTAAGCAAAGGTCAAGGAAGAACAATGGGAACGTATTTCACCTTACTGAATGCCTTAGCGGAGGATGGGAGACTTGAAGAGGCTGAAGAGCTGTGGGTCAAACTATTTTCTGATAATTTAGAAAGCACCCCACGTATTTTCTTTGATAAAATGATTTCTATTTATTACCACAAGGACATGCATGAGAAGATGTTTgagttatgtttttttttgccATCTTATTCAAGACTCTTATGCAGTACCATAATTTGA
- the LOC107944281 gene encoding pentatricopeptide repeat-containing protein At4g21190 isoform X1, with the protein MATNATTINQNFFLFFLLVLHYIRMLCCRYALPLVTKRLGSVKINQRPRNTVVCAAKGPRPRYPREWKSRNRIGTVSKSAKLVTCVKQLSNVKEEVYGALDSFIAWELEFPLITVKKALKILQNEQEWKRIIQVIKWMLSKGQGRTMGTYFTLLNALAEDGRLEEAEELWVKLFSDNLESTPRIFFDKMISIYYHKDMHEKMFELCFFLPSYSRLLCSTII; encoded by the exons ATGGCAACTAATGCTAccacaattaatcaaaatttctttctttttttccttttggttttGCATTATATCAGGATGCTTTGTTGTAGATATGCTCTGCCACTCGTTACTAAAAGATTGGGATCAGTTAAAATTAATCAGAGACCTAGGAATACCGTG GTATGCGCTGCTAAAGGTCCAAGACCTCGGTATCCTCGGGAATGGAAATCAAGGAATAGAATTGGGACTGTCTCAAAATCAGCAAAGCTTGTTACTTGT GTTAAGCAACTGTCAAATGTCAAGGAGGAAGTTTACGGGGCTCTCGACTCATTTATTGCATGGGAACTAGAGTTCCCTCTAATTACAGTTAAGAAAGCATTGAAGATCCTACAGAACGAACAAGAATGGAAGAGAATAATTCAG GTGATAAAGTGGATGTTAAGCAAAGGTCAAGGAAGAACAATGGGAACGTATTTCACCTTACTGAATGCCTTAGCGGAGGATGGGAGACTTGAAGAGGCTGAAGAGCTGTGGGTCAAACTATTTTCTGATAATTTAGAAAGCACCCCACGTATTTTCTTTGATAAAATGATTTCTATTTATTACCACAAGGACATGCATGAGAAGATGTTTgagttatgtttttttttgccATCTTATTCAAGACTCTTATGCAGTACCATAATTTGA